A part of Mesorhizobium japonicum MAFF 303099 genomic DNA contains:
- a CDS encoding DMT family transporter, with amino-acid sequence MFLDSYTKGLLFVTISAVAWSTAGLFVRVLPLDAWTILFWRSLFAAAFLAIHLFVDGPRHSLRPTARGVIVAASLAIALLAFIPACQLTSIANVAALYGTTPVFTAILGWLWLGEKIHPATMLAIVTMAAGAGVLVWGTGLDSDFVGNALAVAMTFMTAFVAVCIRRHRKESLLASICAANVFVSLVSLCFAAPLSPSLKHLAYLALFGLVQVGLAFVFYSAGARRVPASQASLIGALETPLAPFWVWLAFGETPSVSTLVGGGIITASTVGYLLAMAGLAARNADVWPSQELQEGVKKEAKLNE; translated from the coding sequence TTGTTTCTAGATAGTTATACGAAAGGGCTTCTTTTTGTCACGATCTCTGCAGTCGCGTGGAGCACCGCAGGGCTGTTCGTCAGAGTTCTGCCACTTGACGCTTGGACAATTTTGTTCTGGCGCAGCCTGTTTGCAGCGGCTTTCCTGGCAATTCACCTCTTTGTAGATGGGCCAAGACATAGCCTCCGCCCAACAGCGCGAGGGGTGATTGTTGCAGCCTCGTTGGCAATCGCCCTGCTAGCGTTCATCCCCGCGTGTCAGTTAACCTCGATCGCCAATGTAGCAGCCCTCTATGGGACGACACCGGTCTTCACGGCTATCCTGGGGTGGCTTTGGCTGGGAGAGAAAATTCATCCTGCGACCATGTTGGCAATAGTAACGATGGCTGCAGGTGCCGGCGTGCTCGTCTGGGGCACAGGTCTAGACTCCGACTTTGTTGGCAACGCTCTTGCCGTCGCCATGACCTTCATGACCGCGTTTGTTGCTGTGTGTATCCGCCGGCACCGCAAAGAATCGCTTCTGGCTTCTATCTGCGCGGCCAACGTTTTCGTCTCACTGGTCAGCTTGTGCTTCGCTGCGCCGCTATCACCAAGTCTGAAACATCTGGCATATCTTGCGCTTTTTGGCCTGGTGCAAGTGGGATTGGCTTTTGTGTTCTATTCGGCTGGCGCTCGTCGCGTTCCAGCTTCGCAAGCCTCCTTGATTGGAGCGCTAGAAACGCCGCTCGCTCCATTTTGGGTGTGGCTCGCATTCGGCGAAACACCCTCCGTGTCGACCCTCGTTGGGGGTGGGATCATTACTGCATCAACAGTTGGATACCTTCTAGCGATGGCCGGACTCGCGGCACGTAACGCTGACGTTTGGCCGTCTCAGGAGTTGCAGGAAGGCGTGAAAAAGGAAGCTAAGCTCAATGAATAA
- a CDS encoding TIGR01459 family HAD-type hydrolase — translation MNNLQAPIIIEGIAAVIEKYRAVILDLWGVLHDGNVASPHAITALDALRNKKIDICLLSNSPRRAYQVAKHLKSMGIEPSQYNYIVTSGELVYKALENASDDWHRALAARYFHIGPPELAGLLRGLDRFEVFSPRDADFILTTGGSTQPPDEVAALLKECASRKLPMVCANPDLVVLVGDQLVVCAGALAEQYEALGGEVFYHGKPYSSAYRSALDLLGYERHEVLAVGDSLRTDVAGGRNEGMDVLFIASGIHRDAADDFKAGKFPSALLQQVFAGEPVVPTFAASQFRW, via the coding sequence ATGAATAATTTGCAAGCGCCAATCATAATAGAAGGCATTGCGGCGGTCATAGAAAAGTATCGTGCCGTCATTCTTGATCTATGGGGTGTCTTACACGACGGGAACGTTGCCTCTCCTCACGCGATCACTGCCCTGGATGCTTTGCGAAACAAGAAGATTGATATCTGTCTCCTTTCGAACTCCCCCCGTCGTGCCTACCAGGTCGCTAAACACTTAAAGTCGATGGGAATAGAGCCATCTCAATATAACTATATTGTCACATCTGGAGAGTTGGTTTACAAGGCGCTGGAAAATGCCTCAGACGACTGGCATAGAGCACTAGCAGCTCGCTACTTCCATATCGGACCACCTGAGCTGGCGGGCTTGCTCCGGGGGTTAGATCGGTTCGAGGTCTTTTCACCTCGGGACGCCGACTTTATTTTAACCACTGGGGGGAGCACTCAGCCGCCAGATGAAGTTGCGGCACTGTTGAAGGAATGTGCTTCGCGCAAACTTCCAATGGTCTGCGCGAATCCCGATCTGGTCGTTCTAGTTGGCGATCAACTTGTTGTTTGTGCGGGGGCGCTCGCCGAGCAATACGAAGCGTTGGGAGGGGAGGTTTTCTATCATGGAAAGCCGTATTCATCGGCTTACCGAAGCGCCCTCGACCTCCTCGGCTACGAAAGACATGAAGTGCTCGCAGTGGGTGATTCGCTACGGACCGACGTTGCGGGTGGTCGAAACGAGGGTATGGACGTGCTCTTCATCGCCAGCGGCATACATAGGGACGCTGCTGATGACTTCAAAGCGGGCAAATTCCCCAGTGCGCTGCTCCAACAGGTCTTTGCCGGAGAACCAGTCGTTCCCACGTTCGCTGCTTCCCAATTTAGGTGGTAG
- a CDS encoding mandelate racemase/muconate lactonizing enzyme family protein produces the protein MKITGVNIYLLKSGRLHPVLVEISTDEGITGAGEAGIAYGVGGTAAAGMIKDLSERFLIGKDPSRIEELWSTMYDHSFWAKNGGAIIFAGISAIEQALWDIKGKCLGVPVYELFGGKIRDRVRAYANGWYGAADTPDEFARAVERPLKEGYGALKFYPLAQRVGSALQHVTRRSMSAEAIELAYRRVKAVRDAAGPEIELMVDLSGGLTTDETIRFCRKIGELDICFVEEPCDPFDNGALKVISEQIPLPIAVGERVYTRFGFRKIFELQACGIIQPDIGTAGGLMETKKICAMAEAYNMRVAPHVCGSSLIETATLQLEANITNFMIHEHYPAFKADDGYVEVLENPPSISSGYFEMPNGPGLGAVLIKRNIEPYLWASCT, from the coding sequence ATGAAAATTACTGGTGTAAATATCTATTTGCTCAAATCTGGCCGCCTCCATCCTGTCTTGGTTGAAATCTCGACGGACGAAGGCATAACGGGGGCTGGCGAGGCGGGAATAGCCTATGGCGTTGGCGGGACCGCAGCGGCAGGGATGATCAAGGATCTCTCGGAAAGATTCTTAATCGGCAAAGACCCATCTCGGATCGAAGAGCTGTGGTCAACAATGTATGATCATTCATTTTGGGCAAAGAATGGTGGTGCGATTATCTTTGCCGGCATCAGCGCGATAGAGCAGGCTCTGTGGGACATCAAAGGCAAATGTCTCGGGGTCCCCGTTTATGAGCTTTTCGGCGGAAAAATCCGGGACCGTGTGCGCGCCTACGCGAACGGTTGGTACGGTGCGGCTGACACGCCGGACGAATTTGCCCGGGCGGTAGAACGCCCTCTGAAGGAGGGGTATGGGGCGCTCAAATTCTACCCTTTGGCACAGCGGGTCGGCTCGGCTTTACAGCACGTGACACGACGATCGATGTCCGCCGAAGCAATTGAGCTTGCATACCGCCGGGTCAAGGCTGTCCGTGATGCGGCCGGGCCCGAAATTGAGCTCATGGTCGATCTCAGTGGGGGCTTGACTACCGATGAGACGATTCGGTTTTGCCGAAAAATCGGTGAGCTCGATATTTGCTTTGTAGAAGAGCCATGCGATCCATTCGACAACGGGGCGCTGAAAGTAATTTCGGAACAAATTCCCTTGCCGATAGCGGTTGGAGAACGTGTCTATACCAGATTTGGGTTCCGTAAGATCTTCGAGTTGCAGGCTTGCGGGATTATCCAGCCTGATATTGGAACGGCGGGAGGCTTGATGGAGACGAAGAAGATTTGCGCAATGGCAGAAGCATACAATATGCGTGTAGCTCCACATGTGTGCGGAAGCAGCCTAATTGAAACTGCAACGCTCCAGCTTGAGGCTAATATCACGAATTTTATGATCCACGAGCATTATCCTGCTTTTAAGGCGGATGACGGATATGTTGAGGTTCTTGAGAATCCGCCGTCGATCAGTTCTGGATACTTTGAAATGCCCAACGGGCCCGGACTTGGAGCAGTTCTTATAAAACGAAACATCGAACCGTACCTCTGGGCTTCATGCACATAG
- a CDS encoding C45 family autoproteolytic acyltransferase/hydolase has protein sequence MAFALPIPIMVLSGSPYERGFQHGNRFADLISQALDRRLASLSAADLSQAHKRASDVLATIDVMAPHVGTELRGIADGAGREVSGIVLRSSFELLASPTATGCSGLAVQTRDGALIAQNWDGPLGSDVEQALFIHVGTSGFEFATVAAVGALGWVGFNRAGFGFVNNDLVLKSRCDGIPSQIVRRVFLGCPDVNAAVEAAKSLPHMAGRAYLFGDASNKIASIEVSARHGVSVCRSGSFLAHTNHALNDQIRADEDAELLARQYPSSQKRLEVLKMREAGCADACEVMDILRDRTNAPDSVCKQTSLREPTQTAFSVVMQCRNRTLFLVRGMPSATEYQRISL, from the coding sequence ATGGCGTTTGCGCTACCTATTCCAATTATGGTATTGTCGGGATCTCCATACGAACGTGGTTTTCAGCATGGCAATCGGTTCGCTGACCTAATCAGTCAGGCCTTGGACCGTCGTTTAGCATCCTTGTCAGCCGCGGATTTGTCCCAAGCACACAAGCGCGCCAGCGATGTTCTGGCGACGATCGATGTGATGGCTCCTCATGTTGGAACCGAGTTGCGCGGAATCGCAGACGGTGCCGGCCGCGAGGTGTCGGGTATCGTCCTGCGCAGCTCATTTGAACTTCTTGCGTCGCCTACGGCGACGGGCTGCAGTGGTCTGGCAGTGCAAACGCGTGACGGAGCGCTGATTGCACAGAACTGGGACGGGCCGCTCGGGAGCGATGTGGAACAGGCCCTTTTCATTCATGTCGGTACAAGTGGCTTCGAATTCGCCACCGTGGCAGCCGTAGGTGCCCTCGGTTGGGTAGGGTTCAACCGAGCGGGCTTTGGTTTCGTCAACAATGACCTTGTCTTGAAGTCACGTTGCGATGGAATTCCAAGCCAAATCGTTCGCCGCGTTTTTCTTGGCTGCCCGGACGTGAATGCAGCAGTCGAAGCGGCAAAGTCGCTGCCGCATATGGCTGGTCGGGCATATCTTTTCGGCGATGCGTCAAACAAAATCGCCTCGATAGAGGTCTCTGCGAGACATGGCGTGTCGGTGTGCAGATCAGGTTCATTCCTTGCTCACACCAATCATGCCTTGAATGATCAAATTCGCGCTGACGAAGATGCTGAGCTTTTGGCCAGGCAATATCCGTCGAGCCAGAAGCGCCTCGAGGTTCTGAAGATGCGAGAAGCAGGCTGCGCAGACGCCTGCGAGGTCATGGATATTCTTCGGGATCGGACCAATGCACCTGACTCGGTCTGCAAGCAGACCTCTTTGCGTGAGCCGACTCAGACGGCCTTTTCGGTCGTCATGCAGTGCCGGAACAGAACCTTGTTTCTGGTTCGAGGAATGCCCTCAGCGACCGAGTATCAGCGCATCAGCCTTTAA
- the dctP gene encoding TRAP transporter substrate-binding protein DctP — protein MDARSEVEKQINGMVGKRLREARKAKSLSLEALAGKVGMSVSQLSKLETGKAPASIAALVRFGLELDRSAQYFLQSDSEMPRCLGTLVPSWDPEGRAIEMFSSLVSQKTGYDLAISVFPGGQLGPAETQVRALVNGIIDIFVESLGFFQHYSDPVKLASLPFCFDDEKHLERFSESSLFDREVRQALRSNSVELLNPSLKWKRGPSLVLLSRTPILSPDDLRDLPIRCPENDTMFRYLEIMGCRPVVVPWNEVGDALQDGKFSAMITNLSHVVSMRFTRFARFMTALDYRPLDLTFAMNLQRYQILAPHIQTGLEQAAIEAAEFCSNLLGHTCDLLPALLEEDGAVLCNVGVKAWRAKSRQVFEEMEKEGAWRSGLVKEISALAQVAGDT, from the coding sequence ATGGACGCAAGATCCGAAGTGGAAAAACAGATCAATGGCATGGTTGGAAAGCGGCTGCGCGAGGCCCGGAAGGCCAAGAGCCTTAGTCTCGAGGCCCTCGCTGGAAAGGTCGGCATGTCTGTGTCGCAGCTATCGAAGCTTGAAACGGGAAAGGCCCCGGCGTCGATCGCAGCTTTAGTGCGTTTCGGCCTGGAATTGGACCGATCAGCGCAATATTTTCTTCAGTCGGATTCTGAAATGCCGCGTTGTTTGGGCACTCTGGTACCGTCTTGGGATCCTGAGGGCAGAGCTATCGAGATGTTCTCGTCCCTAGTCAGCCAAAAAACAGGATACGATCTTGCGATTTCGGTATTTCCCGGGGGCCAACTTGGTCCCGCTGAAACTCAAGTGCGAGCCCTCGTCAATGGAATTATTGACATTTTTGTCGAAAGCCTGGGGTTTTTTCAGCACTATTCGGATCCCGTCAAACTAGCATCACTCCCGTTTTGCTTCGACGATGAAAAGCATCTGGAACGATTTTCGGAGAGCTCCTTGTTTGATCGAGAAGTCAGGCAGGCTCTCCGAAGCAATTCGGTCGAACTGCTAAATCCGAGCTTGAAGTGGAAGCGGGGCCCTTCCCTAGTTTTGTTATCGCGGACCCCTATCTTATCTCCGGATGACCTAAGAGACTTGCCCATAAGGTGCCCTGAAAACGATACCATGTTCCGCTATCTCGAGATTATGGGCTGCCGACCTGTAGTTGTCCCGTGGAATGAGGTGGGGGACGCGCTCCAGGACGGCAAATTTTCAGCGATGATTACCAATCTCAGTCATGTTGTGAGCATGCGTTTCACGCGATTTGCTCGGTTCATGACAGCATTGGACTACCGGCCGCTCGACCTGACATTTGCAATGAACCTACAGCGTTATCAAATTCTCGCTCCGCACATTCAAACCGGGCTGGAACAAGCTGCCATCGAGGCTGCAGAATTTTGTTCGAATTTGCTTGGCCACACGTGTGATCTTTTGCCTGCCCTATTGGAGGAGGACGGAGCGGTTTTGTGTAATGTCGGGGTAAAGGCGTGGCGCGCAAAGTCCCGCCAGGTTTTTGAAGAGATGGAAAAGGAGGGCGCCTGGCGTAGTGGTCTGGTCAAGGAGATCAGCGCACTAGCCCAAGTTGCAGGCGACACTTGA
- a CDS encoding M24 family metallopeptidase, which translates to MAFSPQEYRERLAKVQNAIQQRGMVGLLVHSPHNICYLTGYHTSGFFAYQVLFVPADGEPLLLVRELERTNADEYSWLALDRQAVYLDNEDPASVTGRWLAELGWTAASDPIGVEKTCFNLAVRDYEELCHAARPNKVVDGSGIVGRVRLIKSSQEIAYARRAAEITDIAMRTGLEALAVGKEELEIAAAIQEQQVLGGSEYTSLPNYLSSGYRMRIGHATPTEKVIEAGDLLKFEITSCVKRYSAAMMRTAVMGAPSAEIAQAADLLISCQDRAFSIMKPGAIAGEVDAAVRQPVLEAGLRKTYYPRVGYSLGIGFPPVSGEWEVCDFMAGDTWLLQAGMIFHMLVNANGISFSETILVTETGSERLTSLPRELYIAQ; encoded by the coding sequence ATGGCGTTTTCGCCTCAAGAATATCGAGAAAGGCTGGCAAAGGTCCAAAACGCCATTCAACAGCGCGGGATGGTTGGCCTGCTCGTGCATTCGCCGCATAATATCTGCTATCTCACCGGCTATCACACCTCGGGCTTTTTCGCTTACCAGGTCCTGTTCGTCCCCGCCGACGGCGAGCCGCTGTTATTGGTCCGTGAACTGGAACGGACCAATGCTGACGAGTATTCATGGCTGGCTCTCGACCGGCAGGCCGTTTATCTCGACAACGAAGATCCGGCTTCCGTGACGGGTCGGTGGTTGGCTGAACTTGGATGGACGGCAGCCAGCGACCCAATCGGTGTCGAAAAAACCTGCTTCAATTTGGCAGTAAGAGACTACGAGGAGCTTTGCCATGCTGCGAGGCCGAATAAAGTAGTCGATGGGTCAGGTATCGTCGGTCGCGTGCGGCTCATCAAATCGTCGCAGGAGATCGCTTATGCGCGTCGAGCTGCCGAAATAACCGACATTGCGATGCGTACAGGACTTGAGGCCCTCGCCGTCGGGAAAGAAGAACTCGAAATCGCAGCGGCGATCCAGGAACAACAAGTCCTAGGCGGTTCCGAGTACACAAGCCTGCCGAACTACCTTTCATCTGGTTATAGAATGAGGATCGGTCATGCCACGCCGACCGAGAAGGTGATCGAGGCCGGCGACCTCCTCAAATTCGAGATCACCAGTTGCGTGAAGCGTTACAGCGCAGCGATGATGCGCACTGCGGTGATGGGCGCGCCGAGTGCCGAAATTGCTCAGGCCGCTGATCTGCTGATAAGCTGCCAGGACCGTGCCTTCAGCATCATGAAGCCAGGCGCAATTGCTGGCGAAGTCGACGCGGCCGTACGTCAACCGGTCTTAGAGGCAGGACTTCGGAAAACCTATTATCCGCGTGTTGGCTATTCCTTGGGCATCGGCTTCCCCCCCGTTTCCGGTGAGTGGGAAGTATGCGACTTCATGGCAGGCGATACTTGGCTGCTCCAGGCGGGGATGATCTTTCACATGCTCGTCAATGCCAACGGCATCTCCTTCAGCGAGACTATTCTGGTGACGGAAACGGGTTCGGAACGCCTGACTTCCCTGCCGCGGGAGCTGTACATTGCCCAATAA
- the hutI gene encoding imidazolonepropionase, with protein sequence MPNNPTTSTSATSGPNSNLRKGEAGGLLITNIAELTPLDEFGPGPQRGGLKHLKSIRNAAIHVVDGRIRDFGPAERVAVGLPKGAEPRVLDAAGGAVVPGFVDCHTHLLYSGSRADEYPMRVAGASYGEISSRGGGVTRTIRESSDATSSELKQALTVRLAKALLNGTTTAEIKTGYWVDPEGEGAALGIIAEVSASQPVDLVQTFHVALGTPARFGGAGEYARYVIDYVLPSVASHARFCDVVCDVGAFSHDEARQILHAAGRRGLNFKIHADEFSAAGGAELAAELGAVSADHLCFLGKDTAQTLAKAQTVAVLLPATCHYLLAPKFADARHLIDGGVAIALGTDHGPGSPTLSMPFVMGLACSWLRMDPAEALVAATCNAAHAIGAASTAGQIAIGRPADLVVLKTPTYRDLAYLIDQNLIRYTLKDGAVFGKHIK encoded by the coding sequence TTGCCCAATAACCCCACCACGTCGACCAGCGCCACTTCCGGCCCGAATTCCAATCTTCGGAAGGGCGAGGCTGGCGGGCTGCTGATCACGAACATTGCGGAACTAACACCCCTCGATGAATTCGGGCCGGGTCCTCAGAGAGGTGGCCTGAAACACCTAAAGTCGATCAGGAACGCTGCAATCCATGTCGTTGACGGACGGATAAGGGATTTTGGGCCTGCCGAACGAGTGGCGGTCGGATTGCCGAAGGGAGCAGAGCCTAGAGTTCTTGATGCAGCCGGAGGCGCGGTGGTACCTGGTTTCGTCGACTGCCATACCCACCTGCTCTATAGCGGTTCGCGGGCCGACGAGTACCCAATGCGGGTCGCGGGCGCTAGTTATGGCGAAATTAGTTCCAGGGGCGGCGGCGTCACCCGCACAATTCGCGAAAGCAGTGACGCAACCTCAAGCGAACTCAAGCAGGCGTTGACGGTACGGCTGGCGAAGGCGTTGCTGAATGGGACAACGACTGCGGAGATCAAAACCGGTTACTGGGTCGACCCGGAAGGAGAAGGCGCGGCGCTGGGTATCATCGCCGAAGTCTCAGCGTCTCAGCCAGTCGATCTCGTTCAGACGTTCCATGTCGCGTTGGGCACGCCGGCACGATTTGGTGGAGCTGGGGAATATGCCAGATACGTCATCGACTACGTTCTACCGTCCGTTGCCTCCCATGCACGCTTCTGCGACGTCGTTTGCGATGTCGGGGCCTTCTCGCACGATGAGGCGCGGCAAATATTGCACGCAGCGGGCAGGCGCGGTTTAAACTTCAAGATTCACGCCGATGAATTTTCCGCCGCCGGCGGTGCCGAACTCGCAGCTGAGCTTGGCGCTGTTTCAGCCGATCATTTATGCTTCCTGGGAAAAGACACTGCCCAAACGCTGGCCAAGGCACAAACGGTTGCCGTCTTGCTTCCGGCGACGTGTCACTATCTGCTTGCTCCCAAGTTCGCGGACGCCCGCCACCTCATTGACGGCGGAGTAGCGATAGCGCTCGGGACAGATCATGGGCCAGGCAGTCCGACCCTTTCAATGCCGTTCGTCATGGGTCTGGCATGTTCCTGGTTGCGAATGGATCCGGCCGAGGCGCTGGTCGCGGCGACGTGTAACGCCGCCCACGCCATCGGAGCCGCCTCAACTGCGGGCCAAATAGCGATCGGGCGCCCAGCGGACCTGGTGGTCCTAAAGACGCCGACCTATCGAGATCTAGCATATTTGATCGACCAAAACTTGATCCGATACACCCTTAAGGACGGCGCTGTCTTCGGCAAGCACATAAAATAA
- a CDS encoding extracellular solute-binding protein — protein sequence MKNIGTISKTSIGAIVATLLLHVSHAQSQETLTISASGGSYDACVKAAYLDGWEKETGIKVVVGGGAWDLGVWRAQQETGKTEWDVATSDPGQLRQLVQNGWVMPIDPELPNKNGGLVDFPGLVPKFDGKIYALPTEIFSTVVTYNSKAFKGDKPKTWADVFNAEKYPGKRLFSNVPVDFGVLEVALLADGVAPENLYPLDVDRALKKLDSIKSDILWYDFGTQQVALLQQGDAVIGAGWDGRVKALQRDGGTIEFSTEQAIVKPDLWILPKGGNSELGARFLAFIDNPERQAKFATCIGYAPALRKAYDLLPADQKFTVDPNNLKGVVVWNDEYWAKNARDVTARFNEWLTK from the coding sequence ATGAAGAATATAGGAACGATCTCGAAGACTTCAATTGGAGCAATCGTGGCTACTCTGCTGCTCCATGTCTCGCATGCGCAGAGCCAAGAGACGCTTACGATTTCTGCTTCGGGGGGGTCATACGACGCCTGCGTCAAGGCAGCCTATCTTGACGGGTGGGAGAAAGAGACAGGCATTAAAGTCGTTGTAGGCGGTGGGGCATGGGACCTCGGTGTTTGGCGGGCACAGCAGGAGACGGGGAAGACCGAGTGGGACGTTGCCACATCGGACCCCGGCCAGTTGCGCCAGCTGGTCCAAAATGGGTGGGTCATGCCGATTGATCCAGAACTCCCTAATAAAAATGGAGGCCTCGTCGATTTTCCGGGCCTCGTGCCCAAGTTTGATGGCAAAATCTATGCTCTACCCACCGAAATTTTCTCGACTGTCGTCACCTACAATTCCAAGGCATTTAAGGGCGACAAGCCCAAGACCTGGGCTGATGTCTTCAATGCCGAAAAGTACCCAGGCAAACGTTTGTTTTCCAACGTCCCCGTCGACTTCGGAGTGCTGGAAGTTGCCCTTCTGGCCGACGGGGTCGCGCCTGAAAATCTCTACCCGCTGGATGTAGACCGTGCGCTGAAGAAGTTGGACTCTATCAAGAGCGACATCCTTTGGTATGATTTTGGAACTCAGCAAGTCGCGCTTTTGCAACAAGGCGACGCAGTGATCGGGGCCGGCTGGGACGGCCGAGTGAAAGCCCTTCAGCGAGACGGCGGTACGATCGAATTCTCCACTGAGCAGGCGATCGTTAAACCGGATCTTTGGATTCTGCCAAAGGGGGGCAATTCCGAACTCGGAGCTCGTTTTCTTGCCTTCATCGACAACCCTGAACGACAGGCCAAATTCGCAACCTGCATCGGCTACGCTCCAGCCCTTCGTAAGGCGTACGACCTGCTGCCTGCCGATCAGAAGTTCACTGTCGACCCGAATAATCTGAAGGGCGTCGTCGTGTGGAACGACGAATATTGGGCAAAAAACGCACGGGACGTCACCGCGCGCTTTAATGAATGGCTCACCAAGTAG